DNA sequence from the Pseudodesulfovibrio senegalensis genome:
ACACCGATGGCGACGGTTTCATTTCCTCGGAGGAATTGAGTTCGGACATGCAGGCGCACATGGAACAAAGCGCCGCCATGGGCCAACTCAGCGTTCTGATGCAGACCGGCAACGTCGAGGATATGGTTTCGTCCATCTTCGAACAGGACGATGCGGACGGTGACGGGCTGCTGAGCTTTGAGGAAACGCCGTTGGATGAGGAACATTTTAACATTATTGACAGCGACGGCGACGGCTACATTACTGCCGAAGAGCTGAGCGCCGACATGCAGGACAAAATGGCCGAAGGCATGACGCCCCCGCCGTCCATGGCGGAAGGAGCAGAGCAGACGGCCGCCGCGTCTTCGGGATCGTCCGGTTCCAGCGGGGAGACCGATGAAGAGGAATACGACGAGTACGACCTGAATGAGGACGGTGTTGTTTCCGTGGAAGAATTGCTGCAGGCCTTCAACCAGGGCGATACCGAAGCTGCATCTGAATTGCAGAGCATGGGCGAGGGATTGCTTTCGGCCATGTCGCAGCGTTTTGCCACGCAAGCGTATCAGCAGCAACAGCAGTTGATTTAGAGCGGGCAGCGCCGGGCGCGGCAGGAGAGCCGTGG
Encoded proteins:
- a CDS encoding EF-hand domain-containing protein, with product MSISAMDGSSTSSACFSFQGAFGSSQTQRPGADEVVSSIFEQDDADGDGLLSLEETPLDEDRFSSIDTDGDGFISSEELSSDMQAHMEQSAAMGQLSVLMQTGNVEDMVSSIFEQDDADGDGLLSFEETPLDEEHFNIIDSDGDGYITAEELSADMQDKMAEGMTPPPSMAEGAEQTAAASSGSSGSSGETDEEEYDEYDLNEDGVVSVEELLQAFNQGDTEAASELQSMGEGLLSAMSQRFATQAYQQQQQLI